One genomic segment of Mycolicibacterium gilvum includes these proteins:
- a CDS encoding aldose 1-epimerase produces the protein MEEFETVTLRDPSSALTATYVPIAGMVATSLSDDGVELLGQRRGLQAYVSNHKTMGIPILYPWANRLSSMGYGVDGAVVTLTPGTGGVRTDQHGVPIHGTLGGYRDWTVTTLLESQLTAELDFAARPALLATFPFPHLLTLDITLADRTLTVTTTVTATTGARVPLCFGFHPYLQLPGVPRSQWQIETPAMRYQPVNAWGIPTGRVEQRPAATEVLGDKFIDDGFDEVPAGSVFALSGGDRRIEVHFDQGYTAAQVYAPGDDDVVCFEPMAAATDALRRGGYHEVQPGESAVARFRIKVS, from the coding sequence ATGGAGGAGTTCGAAACCGTCACGTTGCGCGATCCGTCCTCGGCGCTGACCGCGACCTATGTCCCGATCGCCGGCATGGTCGCGACGTCGCTGTCCGACGACGGGGTGGAACTGCTCGGCCAGCGCCGCGGCCTGCAGGCCTACGTGTCCAACCACAAGACGATGGGGATCCCGATCCTCTACCCGTGGGCCAACCGGCTGAGCAGCATGGGTTACGGCGTCGACGGCGCTGTGGTGACGCTGACGCCCGGCACCGGCGGTGTGCGCACCGATCAGCACGGCGTGCCGATCCACGGCACGTTGGGCGGCTACCGGGACTGGACCGTCACGACGCTGCTGGAGTCCCAGCTGACGGCCGAACTCGATTTCGCGGCCCGGCCCGCGCTGCTGGCGACGTTCCCGTTCCCGCACCTGCTGACGCTGGACATCACGCTGGCCGACCGCACGCTGACGGTGACGACCACCGTCACCGCGACGACCGGCGCCCGGGTGCCGCTGTGCTTCGGATTCCACCCGTATCTGCAACTGCCCGGTGTGCCCAGATCCCAGTGGCAGATCGAGACGCCCGCGATGCGCTATCAGCCGGTGAACGCGTGGGGCATTCCCACGGGCCGGGTGGAGCAACGTCCCGCAGCCACAGAAGTGTTGGGAGACAAGTTCATCGACGACGGCTTCGATGAGGTTCCCGCCGGGTCAGTGTTCGCGCTCTCGGGCGGCGACCGCCGCATCGAGGTGCACTTCGACCAGGGCTACACCGCCGCGCAGGTTTACGCCCCGGGCGACGACGACGTCGTGTGCTTCGAGCCGATGGCCGCGGCGACCGACGCGCTGCGCCGCGGCGGGTACCACGAAGTCCAGCCCGGGGAGTCGGCCGTGGCCCGGTTCCGGATCAAGGTCTCCTGA
- a CDS encoding TetR family transcriptional regulator codes for MPPPAQTGRRRGRRKGDPVSRETVLAAAKGRFARDGFEKTTLRAIAEDAGVDASMVLYLFGSKEALFRESLRLILDPGVLIEALSGGEADIGTRMVRAYLGVWESPESAESMRTMLASATSNPDAREAFRGFIQDYVLAAVAGTLGGDDRARLRAMLAASSLVGTAMMRYLMEIPPLSELATEDVIRLVAPTVTRYLTAPADELGLPG; via the coding sequence GTGCCCCCACCAGCCCAGACAGGCCGCCGCCGCGGGCGTCGAAAGGGTGACCCGGTGTCCAGGGAGACGGTGCTCGCCGCGGCCAAGGGCCGGTTCGCCCGGGACGGTTTCGAGAAGACGACGCTGCGGGCCATCGCCGAGGACGCCGGCGTGGACGCGTCGATGGTGCTGTATCTGTTCGGCTCCAAGGAGGCGCTGTTCCGCGAGTCGCTGCGCCTGATCCTCGATCCCGGCGTTCTGATCGAGGCCCTGTCCGGGGGTGAGGCCGACATCGGCACGCGCATGGTGCGGGCCTATCTCGGGGTGTGGGAATCCCCGGAGAGCGCGGAGAGCATGCGCACGATGCTGGCCTCGGCGACGTCGAACCCCGACGCCCGGGAGGCCTTCCGCGGATTCATCCAGGACTATGTGCTCGCCGCGGTGGCCGGCACCCTGGGCGGCGACGATCGGGCCAGGCTGCGCGCGATGCTCGCGGCGAGCAGCCTGGTGGGCACGGCGATGATGCGGTACCTGATGGAGATCCCACCGCTGTCCGAACTGGCCACCGAGGATGTCATCAGACTGGTCGCACCGACGGTCACCCGCTATCTGACCGCGCCCGCCGACGAGCTCGGGTTACCCGGCTAG
- a CDS encoding heat shock protein transcriptional repressor HspR: protein MSGRKEEARTFLISVAAELAGMHAQTLRTYDRLGLVSPQRSSGGGRRYSQRDVDLLREVQRLSQDEGVNLAGIKRIIELTNQVEALQSRVRELTNEVEHLRSQPRPKSTALVVWQPRHQR from the coding sequence ATGAGCGGCCGTAAGGAAGAAGCACGCACGTTTCTGATCTCGGTGGCCGCCGAGCTGGCCGGTATGCATGCGCAGACCCTGCGCACCTACGACCGGCTCGGCCTCGTCAGCCCGCAACGGAGTTCCGGTGGCGGACGCCGCTATTCGCAGCGCGACGTGGATCTGTTGCGCGAGGTGCAGCGGCTGTCGCAGGACGAGGGCGTGAACCTGGCCGGCATCAAACGCATCATCGAGCTGACCAATCAGGTCGAAGCGCTGCAGTCGCGGGTCCGCGAACTCACCAACGAGGTCGAGCACCTGCGTTCGCAGCCGCGGCCCAAGAGCACGGCCCTGGTGGTCTGGCAGCCACGCCACCAACGCTAG
- a CDS encoding FAD-binding oxidoreductase produces MGLEDRDSVRILREAFEPGPGSERLVGEFYTRWFAADLTARDLFPPDMAGQRQVFAHAMRWLCDELIAQRAEEPVAFLAQLGRDHRKYGVTPEHYAGLQDALLATVRTTLTDRWDARLEEAATDVVTLAVGVMSGAGEAETAPPFCDGTVLEHLRPTRDVSVIRLKMDHHIDYHAGQYVSVQVPQWPRRWRFLSPAIPADPQGYVEFHVRSVAGGMVSTTILGETRPGDRWRLAAPHGAMHVDREAGDVLMVAGSTGLAPLRALIMDMCRFAANPRVHLFFGAKYPCELYDLPTLWEVASMNPWLSVTPVSEFDFDPPWAAEYPDNRPPRGLHVRQTGRLDEVVTRYGSWGDRQILVCGRPEMVAATRSALIAKGAPAERIQHDPLGN; encoded by the coding sequence GTGGGACTCGAAGACCGTGACTCGGTGCGCATCCTCCGGGAGGCGTTCGAGCCCGGGCCGGGGTCCGAGCGGCTCGTCGGCGAGTTCTACACGCGGTGGTTCGCCGCCGATCTGACGGCCCGCGACCTGTTCCCGCCGGACATGGCCGGGCAACGCCAGGTCTTCGCCCACGCCATGCGCTGGCTGTGCGACGAACTGATCGCCCAGCGGGCCGAGGAGCCCGTCGCGTTCCTCGCCCAACTCGGTCGCGATCACCGCAAGTACGGCGTCACACCGGAGCACTACGCGGGACTGCAGGACGCGCTGCTGGCCACCGTGCGCACCACGCTCACCGACCGGTGGGACGCGCGCCTGGAAGAAGCCGCGACCGACGTCGTGACACTGGCCGTCGGGGTGATGAGCGGGGCCGGCGAGGCCGAGACCGCTCCCCCGTTCTGCGACGGCACCGTGCTCGAACATCTCCGTCCCACCCGCGACGTCTCGGTGATCCGTCTCAAGATGGATCACCACATCGATTACCACGCAGGCCAATACGTCTCAGTACAGGTGCCACAGTGGCCGCGGCGCTGGCGCTTTCTGAGCCCGGCGATCCCGGCGGATCCGCAGGGATACGTCGAATTCCACGTCCGTTCGGTCGCCGGCGGCATGGTCAGCACCACGATCCTCGGGGAGACGCGGCCCGGGGATCGCTGGCGCCTGGCCGCCCCACACGGCGCGATGCACGTCGATCGGGAGGCCGGCGATGTGCTGATGGTCGCGGGTAGCACCGGGCTGGCGCCGCTGCGGGCACTGATCATGGACATGTGCCGGTTCGCGGCGAACCCGCGGGTGCACCTGTTCTTCGGCGCGAAGTACCCGTGCGAGCTCTACGACCTGCCGACGCTGTGGGAGGTCGCGTCCATGAACCCCTGGCTGTCGGTGACGCCGGTCTCCGAGTTCGACTTCGACCCGCCGTGGGCCGCCGAGTATCCCGACAACCGGCCGCCCCGCGGGTTGCACGTCCGCCAGACCGGCCGCCTCGACGAGGTCGTGACGAGGTACGGCAGCTGGGGGGACCGGCAGATCCTGGTGTGCGGGCGGCCGGAGATGGTGGCCGCCACACGGTCGGCGCTGATCGCCAAAGGCGCACCTGCCGAGAGGATCCAGCACGATCCGCTGGGCAACTGA
- a CDS encoding ABC transporter permease, with product MSSAVSHRVTHAHAHHPPAGARAAGIVLAITALLAVVTVAFALPATRSAPHDVPIGAAGPQSAGGRIADVLEQKAPGAFDVTFYPGEEALRDAIRRGDVYGGIALPGSPGDQPAMLIATQAGPAVAQVLTQLGTEISRQTGMPLTTEDLAPPTARDPRGVGLAASALPLTLAGILPAIALLLALRREVWIRYAAAVVFSGLAGITTAALLRFTLGAIDHNFWAVAAALSLGVAAAVLSVLGLGSLFGRAGLGAGAALALLVGNPLSGLASAPEMLPAGWGQFGQLLPQGATATLLRSAAAFGGAGATTAITVLTCWIVLGTALVAAAAVRARAVPAQ from the coding sequence ATGTCGTCAGCCGTCTCCCACCGGGTCACCCACGCCCACGCACATCACCCGCCCGCGGGCGCTCGCGCCGCCGGCATCGTCCTCGCCATCACCGCCCTGCTCGCGGTCGTCACGGTCGCGTTCGCGCTGCCCGCGACCAGGTCCGCGCCGCATGACGTCCCGATCGGCGCGGCCGGGCCACAGTCCGCCGGCGGCCGGATCGCCGACGTCCTCGAACAGAAGGCGCCCGGAGCCTTCGACGTCACGTTCTACCCCGGGGAGGAGGCGTTGCGCGACGCGATCCGGCGCGGGGACGTCTACGGCGGTATCGCGCTCCCAGGTTCGCCGGGCGACCAGCCCGCGATGCTCATCGCCACCCAGGCGGGACCCGCGGTGGCGCAGGTGCTGACACAACTCGGCACCGAGATCAGCCGCCAGACCGGGATGCCGCTGACCACCGAGGACCTCGCGCCCCCGACCGCCCGCGATCCCCGCGGCGTGGGTCTGGCCGCGTCCGCGCTGCCACTCACGCTCGCAGGGATCCTGCCCGCGATCGCACTCCTCCTCGCTCTGCGCCGCGAGGTCTGGATCCGGTACGCCGCCGCGGTGGTCTTCTCGGGGCTCGCCGGCATTACGACCGCAGCCCTGCTGAGGTTCACCCTCGGCGCCATCGACCACAACTTCTGGGCCGTCGCCGCCGCCCTGTCGCTCGGGGTCGCCGCGGCGGTCCTGAGCGTGCTCGGGCTCGGGTCGCTCTTCGGTCGCGCGGGCCTCGGTGCCGGCGCGGCGTTGGCGCTGCTGGTGGGCAACCCGTTGTCGGGCCTGGCCAGTGCGCCGGAGATGCTGCCGGCGGGCTGGGGGCAGTTCGGCCAGCTGCTGCCCCAGGGCGCGACCGCCACCCTGCTGCGGTCGGCGGCCGCCTTCGGCGGTGCCGGCGCCACCACCGCGATCACCGTGCTGACCTGCTGGATCGTGTTAGGCACCGCTCTCGTCGCGGCCGCAGCAGTTCGCGCCCGCGCGGTGCCGGCGCAGTGA